The Xenopus tropicalis strain Nigerian chromosome 2, UCB_Xtro_10.0, whole genome shotgun sequence genome window below encodes:
- the rbm11 gene encoding splicing regulator RBM11: protein MFRRQEELDRTLFVGNLDCSVNEEILYELFLQAGPLTKVTIAKDKEGNSKAFGFVCFKHSESVPYAKALLNGIRLYGRPIKVHYQFGSSFSAEENNTLQSSDNGFIPNPQDYGMNAPEDRSAAFSPMNFVDFQQAFMFFQGMINQCLNYGWMGQQPSCSTPAIPWNNNTPFPWPTESEGTCAPGPSSVNWNIDNYSTYQNCEHPNKKRKKQTHDSTSNSSDTAVGIHEQSQKARKRKKKRRKT, encoded by the exons ATGTTTAGGCGACAAGAGGAGCTGGACCGGACCCTGTTTGTGGGGAATTTAGACTGCAGTGTCAATGAGGAGATTCTGTATGAACTCTTCCTGCAG GCTGGGCCTCTTACCAAAGTGACTATTGCAAAAGACAAAGAAGGGAATTCAAAGGCGTTTGGCTTTGTCTGCTTCAAGCACTCAGAATCTGTGCCTTATGCCAAGGCCTTACTGAATGGCATCCGACTATATGGACGGCCAATTAAAGTTCACTATCAGTTTG GAAGTTCTTTCTCTGCTGAAGAGAATAACACACTTCAAAGTTCAGATAATGGTTTCATCCCAAATCCTCAAGACTACGG AATGAATGCACCAGAGGACAGATCTGCTGCCTTTTCGCCCATGAACTTTGTGGATTTTCAGCAGGCCTTTATGTTCTTCCAGGGGATG ATAAACCAATGTTTAAACTATGGATGGATGGGCCAGCAACCTTCCTGTTCGACACCAGCCATTCCATGGAATAACAACACCCCCTTTCCATGGCCGACTGAATCAGAAGGCACCTGTGCTCCTGGGCCAAGCTCTGTTAACTGGAACATAGACAACTATAGCACTTACCAAAACTGTGAACACccaaataaaaagagaaagaaacaaaCACATGATTCTACCAGTAACAGCTCAGACACCGCTGTAGGGATTCATGAACAGAGCCAAAAGGCAAGaaagcgtaaaaaaaaaagaagaaagactTAG
- the LOC100493429 gene encoding erythrocyte band 7 integral membrane protein-like has protein sequence MHVESGQPSLICYQTNRVEPAMEPGSPQDKPGRSGDSVRREEFYNDLERQETHCCGYILVFFAVLLVLVTFPLSIFFCLKLVREYERAVIFRLGRVRNGAKGPGVFWVLPCADNIKIVDIRTVSFAVPPQEVLTKDSVTIMVDAVVFYRVFNPTVAVVKVDNASQATQMLAQTTLRNMLGTKSLTQILVEREEMAEQMSKILYEATRDWGIRVERVEIKDVKLPQSLQRAMAAEAEASRDARAKVIAAEGEMNASRSLKEAALIMSETPAALQLRYLQTLSHISAEKNSTIVFPVPMDIISMLAPK, from the exons ATGCATGTGGAATCCGGACAACCCAGCTTGATATGCTATCAAACTAACAGAGTAGAACCGGCAATGGAACCAGGGTCCCCCCAAGACAAGCCCGGGAGATCAGGAGATTCAGTGAGACGGGAAGAATTTTACAATG ATTTAGAAAGACAAGAAACCCATTGCTGTGGGTATATTTTGGTCTTCTTTGCAGTCCTCCTGGTTTTAGTCACCTTTCCTCTTTCAATCTTTTTTTGCCTAAag cttgttcgtgaatatGAACGGGCTGTCATTTTTCGACTGGGAAGAGTCAGAAATGGAGCAAAAGGACCAG GGGTTTTCTGGGTTCTCCCTTGCGCCGATAACATCAAGATAGTGGATATAAGAACAGTCTCATTTGCTGTGCCTCCTCAAGAG GTTTTAACCAAGGACTCTGTTACCATCATGGTGGATGCTGTTGTATTCTATCGCGTTTTTAATCCAACGGTTGCCGTAGTTAAAGTGGATAATGCCAGCCAGGCCACCCAGATGCTGGCACAGACTACACTCCGGAACATGCTGGGAACCAAAAGCCTCACACAGATCCTCGTAGAACGGGAAGAGATGGCTGAACAAATGAGT AAAATCTTGTATGAAGCCACTAGAGATTGGGGGATCCGAGTGGAGCGTGTGGAGATTAAGGACGTGAAGTTACCACAATCCCTGCAGAGAGCAATGGCTGCAGAAGCGGAAGCGTCCCGTGATGCCAGAGCCAAG GTCATTGCAGCAGAGGGAGAGATGAATGCCTCTCGTTCGTTGAAAGAAGCCGCTCTCATTATGTCCGAGACACCGGCAGCTCTTCAGCTCCGCTATTTGCAGACTCTCTCCCACATCTCTGCAGAGAAGAACTCCACCATTGTATTCCCAGTACCTATGGATATCATATCCATGTTAGCTCCAAAGTAG